One Aegilops tauschii subsp. strangulata cultivar AL8/78 chromosome 7, Aet v6.0, whole genome shotgun sequence genomic window carries:
- the LOC109753197 gene encoding aspartyl protease family protein At5g10770-like, with amino-acid sequence MFLAATQCQYIVKYGDGSSTTGTYSTDTLALGSNAVSNFQFGCSKSESGLLLNDQTAGLIGLGGATLGFTVKTPMLRSKQLPTFYFVQLEAIRVGGKQLNIPTSVFSAGSIMDSGTIITRLPRTAYSALSSAFKAGMKHYPPAQPRARGILDTCFDFSGQSTVNIPSVTLVFSGGAVIDLAFNGIILDNCLAFAANRDDSSLGTIGNVQQQTFEVLYDVGGGVVGFKAGTYV; translated from the exons ATGTTTCTCGCGGCAACCCAGTGCCAGTACATTGTCAAGTACGGCGATGGTTCGAGCACCACCGGGACCTATAGCACCGACACGCTCGCGCTGGGCTCCAACGCCGTGAGCAACTTCCAGTTCGGGTGCAGCAAGTCTGAATCGGGCCTCCTTCTCAACGACCAGACCGCTGGGCTCATCGGGCTCGGCGGCG CAACCTTGGGTTTCACCGTCAAGACGCCGATGCTGAGGAGCAAGCAGCTCCCGACGTTCTATTTCGTGCAGCTTGAGGCCATCAGGGTGGGAGGCAAGCAGCTCAACATACCCACCTCCGTCTTTTCGGCCGGCTCGATCATGGACTCCGGCACAATCATCACGCGCCTGCCGCGGACCGCGTACTCGGCGCTGTCGTCGGCGTTCAAGGCCGGCATGAAGCACTACCCGCCGGCACAGCCCAGGGCCAGGGGCATCCTCGACACGTGCTTCGACTTCAGCGGCCAGTCCACCGTCAACATACCGAGCGTCACACTGGTGTTCTCCGGGGGCGCCGTCATCGACCTGGCCTTTAACGGGATCATTCTGGACAACTGCCTCGCCTTCGCGGCCAACCGCGATGACAGCTCCCTCGGCACCATTGGCAATGTGCAGCAGCAGACGTTCGAGGTGCTCTACGACGTTGGTGGCGGCGTCGTCGGGTTCAAGGCAGGCACATATGTAtaa